The Synchiropus splendidus isolate RoL2022-P1 chromosome 1, RoL_Sspl_1.0, whole genome shotgun sequence genome includes a window with the following:
- the LOC128752263 gene encoding gastrula zinc finger protein XlCGF57.1-like isoform X1, with product METERAEPADDLDAPLHPAHQMCSESDTDDSEDWRETSNIRSDSNSVENPNIDVKEQTDDADHKSLIDSTCGKNCTSKAKLTDSKKSCGGSLTCLLCGNHFETRRKLLSHMRIHTGEKPFICSLCGKGFSVKGSLNRHMSVHTGEKPFICSQCGKRFSQNSGLKEHMTSHTGEKPFICSHCGIGFTQNSGLKKHMTIHTGEKPFFCSQCGKGFSLNSSLNKHMRTHTGEKPFNCSLCGIGFTVNSSLKNHLRVHTGEKPFNCSQCGKGFSLNSNLNIHMRTHTGEKPFFCSLCGKCYSESGRLKRHMRVHTGEKPFICSQCGKCFSESGGLKYHMRTHTGEKPFICSLCGKRYSANSKLQRHMRVHTGEKPFICSLCGEGYSDSCGLKYHTSVHTGEKPFICSRCGKGFSLNSNLKQHMITHTGEKPFICSQCGKGFSLNSNLKKHMKTHTGEKPFICSQCGKCFSESSKLMCHMRVHTRE from the coding sequence AACCAGCCGACGATTTGGATGCACCTCTCCACCCTGCCCACCAGATGTGTTCCgagtctgacactgatgacagtgaggactggagagagacCAGTAACATTCGGTCAGATTCCAACTCTGTTGAGAATCCAAACATTGATGTCAAAGAGCAGACGGATGATGCTGATCACAAATCACTGATCGACTCGACATGTGGGAAGAACTGCACCTCAAAAGCTAAATTGACAGATTCCAAGAAATCCTGTGGTGGATCTCTGACTTGTTTGCTTTGTGGGAACCATTTTGAAACCCGAAGGAAACTGTTGagccacatgagaattcacactggtgaaaaacctttcatctgctccctgtgtggaaaaggtttttcagtAAAAGGTAGCTTGAACAGACACATGAGCgtccacactggagaaaaaccattcatctgctcccagtgtggaaaacgTTTTTCACAAAACAGCGGCCTAAAGGAACACATGACgagtcacactggtgaaaaacctttcatctgctcccactgTGGAATAGGTTTTACACAAAACAGCGGCCTAAAGAAACACATGACAAtccacactggtgaaaaacctttcttcTGCTCCCAATGTGGAAAAGGTTTCTCACTCAACAGCAGCCTAAATAAACACATGCgaactcacactggtgaaaaacctttcaactgCTCGCTGTGTGGAATAGGTTTTACAGTCAACAGCAGCCTAAAGAATCActtgagagttcacactggtgaaaaacctttcaactgctcccagtgtggaaaaggtttttcactcAACAGCAACCTAAATATACACATGCGAACTCACACTGGTGAGAAACCTTTTTTCTGCTCCCTGTGTGGTAAATGTTATTCAGAGAGCGGCAGACTAAAGagacacatgagagttcacactggtgaaaaacctttcatctgctctcagtgtggtaaatgtttttccgAGAGTGGCGGACTAAAGTATCACATGAgaactcacactggtgaaaaacctttcatctgctccctgtgTGGTAAACGTTATTCAGCGAACAGCAAACTGCAGAGACACATGAGAgtacacactggtgaaaaacctttcatctgctccctgtgTGGAGAAGGTTATTCAGACAGCTGTGGATTAAAGTATCACACGAGCGTTCACACTGGTgagaaacctttcatctgctcccgttgtggaaaaggtttttcactcAACAGCAACCTAAAGCAACACATGATAAcgcacactggtgaaaaacctttcatatgCTCCCAATGTGGTAAAGGTTTTTCACTCAACAGCAACCtaaagaaacacatgaaaactcacactggtgaaaaacctttcatctgttcCCAGTGTGGCAAATGTTTTTCAGAGAGCAGCAAACTAATgtgtcacatgagagttcacactcgTGAATAG